The Deltaproteobacteria bacterium genomic sequence TGAGCACGCGTCACTGCGATAGTGGGGCGAATGTCGAAACCTTGCGTTTCGCACGGTCGTCCTCGATCGGATCATAGGTGACGCTCTGCCCTTTGATCAGCTGGTGCTACTAGGGGCAGGATATGACGGCAGGGCATGGCGCATGAAGTCACTTCGTGATGTGAAGGTGTTT encodes the following:
- a CDS encoding class I SAM-dependent methyltransferase, translating into MIGDALPFDQLVLLGAGYDGRAWRMKSLRDVKVF